The genomic window aactatgaaataacacatatggaatcatgtaataaccaaaaaagtgttaaacaaataaaaatatattttagattcttcaaagtagccaccctttgccttgatgacggctttgcacactcttttcaTTCACTcacccagcttcatgaggtagtcacctggaatgcagttACAttaaacgtttcttcaagtgcagtcacaaaaaccatcaagcgctatgacgaaactggctctcatgaggaccctgcgttacctctgctgcagaggataagttcattagagttaccagcctcagaaattgcagcccaaataaattcttcacagagttcaagtaacagacacatctcaacatctactgttcagaggagactgtgtgaatcataCCTTCATGgtcaaagaaaccattactaaaggccaccaataagaagaagagacttgcttgggccaagaaacactagcaatggacattagaccggtgaaaatctgtcctttggtctgatgagtccaaatttgagatttttggttccaaccgccgtgtctttgtgagatgcagagtaggtgaacggatgctctctgcatgtgtggttcccactgtgaagaatggaggtggaggtgtgatgatgctttgctggtgacacagtcagtgatttatttagaattgaaggcacacttaaccagcatggctaccagagcatgctgcagcgatacgccatcccatctggtttgcgcttagtgggactatcatttgttttcaacaggacaatgacccaaaacacacctccaggctgtgacagggctacttgaccaagaaggagagtgatggagtgctgcatcagatgacctggactccacaatcacccgacctcaacccaaatgagatgatttgggatgatttggaccgcagagtgaaggaaaagcagccaacaagtgctcagcatatgtgggaacttcttcaagactgttggaaaagcattccaggtgaagctggttgagagaatgtcaagagtgcgcaaaatatgttttgatttgtataacactttttttggttactacatgagtccatatgtgttatttcatagttttgacatcttcactattattctacaatgtagaaaatagtaaaaaataaagaaaaacccttgaatgagtaagtgtgtccaaatgtttgactggtactgcatattttTGAatacttaaaatatatatatgtttctgTTGAGATAGAAGGACAGAATGTACACTTCTAAAGCTTCATCGACAGTAGCTTGGGTCAGAGAAATTAAAgtttgcatttgtgtgtgtgagtgcatacatttgtgCGTGAGTGTAAATGTACTGCACTGTAATTGGGTATGAACCCCAGGTCTTCCTGTGTTCTCCTCTGGAGAAGGTTCGGGCCCTGGGTCCTTGCTATGGGCCCCTGGAAATCTCAAAAGAGCACTACAGAAATGAACCATCAGGAGGCAGCAGACAGACACCTGTAGAGCAGCAAGGAGTGGCTCAAACTTCTTGACTGCAACACTGCAGAAACACTGGAGGGGGGGGTTCACATGAAGATTCATATAATTACTGTGAGAAAGTTGGGTGTTTTCCTATGAActtatctctctgtattttgtttATTGTGTGCATGAGTGTTTTCAAATGAACATGCATTGTCTATATGAGACCAATTTACCTTGACGTAGTTGAATTGATCCTCAGgctaatcaaccaatcacatgaCAGAACACACCCCAGTCTGCATCATCTGGCCATTCCTATTGGTCGCCCTGTCCATGGCGTCACAGCTGAAACACGACATTAAAAGCAGAGCCTTCAGAACCACAGATTCTACACTTAGTGGACATATCTGAATCCCCCCGAAAGATACATTCCCCTCCACTCAGTCCACTTGGACTCACCTCTTAGCTGCCGTGAATGAGGAGCAATTCTCTGCATTATATGTCTCCATGACGACCGGTGCGTGCATGGGCTCGCTGTGACTGGCTCTCAGGCCCCGGTACTGTGCCTCTGGAGGGGTCATGTGACACACTGGGATCGGGAGGTTGCCGGTGGCGTCAACGTCCTCTGTGGTGATGTTGTTGACACCCCGCAGGGGATTCTGGGAGTTGCAGGGGTTGATGGCTATGGCGgggatgggagggagaggggcgtcGGGGTCGGCGTGGGCCAACTGCAGCTTCTTCATATGTTTGATGGCTGCTGTGGCGTTGAAGGCTTGctgtaacacacacaaacacacaggaataTTAGCATTCATATGTTTGTATAAATAATCGGGTtttgttaataataataatataataaatgtATGTATGCTAGCATACTGTATGTCGCCTCATATGTtgctcaccctccatttggactTGGCAAAGTTCCTCTGGATCTGCATGCTGACTGATTCATAGATGTTCTGATCCCTCGCCGTCTTTCCAATGATCCTGCAACAGGAAATTACATTAATAGGGTCACCAGGAACAAGTAATAAACAGGAAAGAGTGAGCTACCTAGACACAGATCTGAGGTCAGTTTTCTGTTTTCCTCCTCTGAAGGTTGTAGTTAAGATGAGCAGAGGATAGGCTGAtcctggatctgtgtgtgtgactcaccagGGGTGTCTGAGGGCTTGTTCTGTGGTGAACCGTTTGTTAGGGTGCTTCTGCATCATGTTCCGGATGAAGTCTTTCGCTatggaaacagagacagacagaaacatcaACAAATGACATGGAACTTTCAGCCTTCTAAAAATTATTAATATctttaatatatacagtaccagtcaaaagtttggacacacctactcattcaagggtttttctttattttttactattttctacattgtagaataatagtgaagacatcaaaactatgaaataatacatatggaatcatatagtaaacaagaaagtgttaaacaaatcaaaatatattttatatttgcgattcttcaaagtagccaccctttgccttgatgatggctttgcacactcttggcattctctcaaccagcttcatgaggtagtcacctggaatgcatttcaattaacaggtgtgccttgttaaaaagttaatttgtggaatctctttccttcttaacacgtttgagccaatcagttatgacaaggtaggggtagtatacagagatagccctatttggtaaaagaccaagtctatattgtGTGGTTCCCACTAGAGGCTGGCCGATTAATTACagccgatttcacgttttcataacaatcggtaatcagcatttttggacgctgattacattgcactccacgaggagactgtatgaccacctgttacgcgagtgcagcaaggagccaaggtaagttgctgtctagcattaaacttatcttataaaaaacaatcaatcttaacataatcactagttaactacacatggttgatgatattactagtttaactagcttgtcaaGCGTTGCAAATtatcaatgtggtgcctgttcatttatcatcgactcacagcctacttcgccaaacgggggatgatttaacaagcacattcgcgaaaaaagcactgtcgttgcatcaAAGTAccaaaccataaacatcaatgcctttcttaaaatcaatacacaagtatatttttttaaacctgcatattttggtaaaataaattcatgttagcaggcaatattaacttgggaaattgtgtcacttctcttgcgttctgtgcaagcagagtcagggtatatgcagcagtttgggacgcctggctcgttgcaaactgtgtgaagaccatttcttcctaacaacgaccgtaattaatttgcctgaattttacataactatgacataacattgaaggttgtgcaatgtaacagcaacatttagacttatggatgccacccgttcgataaaatacggaacggttctgtatttcactgaaagaataaacgttttgttttctaaatgatagtttccagatttgaccataatAATgatctaaggctcgtatttctgtgtgtttattatattataattaagtctatgattttatatttgtgttattccatatgattccatatgtgttattttatagttctgatgtcttcactattattctacattgtagaaaatagtaaaaaataaagaaaagataaagattggcttaacgcaccaccactaatgacctgtggagcttttcaaagtaatgttttcttcacctcaaacagaaAGCAAACTATGTCTGTTTTTTCATCCATTGAGAATTataatagttcctcaatgtatttgaaaaatctttccagctctctccctttcggtAATCCCTCAgcatgaaagggaaaaatgtcatggtctgatccagtggaaacgtcataaaaaagGCTTAGCAGTGctggacttggactgaaataggttcagGTACtaattttgggtgctggtactgtttatatttaggtgcaggagctccacaatacttttgagctaatattttaTAAGAGGAagaggagctcaagcagtagaacatttcaGGTGCCagtactcagctccggtgagcttcttcccaagtcaagcactgcttcttatctcttgcgcaaatagcctacatgtcacgtcctgaccagcagatggagctagtgttttagttttggggtcaggacgtggcatgtttgtgttgggaatgtttgtttggatgattgggacttccaattgaaggcaggtgagTATAGTTGTGTcctatgtaggtgtgtgtgtttttctttggggttgtgggtggttgtttttacactgcgtgtatagcctgtaaaactgctactgttgtcaccgtcattgggtttttcaagtggatgttctactcctttttttggtaataaataaccatgagtattcacatacctgctgcgccttggtccattcatgaagacaactgtgacactacagctgtgtctgtcctgagcttactggcatgggaaactgagggcccagaatattttatacaatgttgtgCAAGCTTCGGGCCtgacccaag from Salmo trutta chromosome 16, fSalTru1.1, whole genome shotgun sequence includes these protein-coding regions:
- the LOC115150276 gene encoding calcium/calmodulin-dependent protein kinase type 1D isoform X2 produces the protein MRLRHTITSSCSYSGVCVFFPRVSGGELFDRIIDRGVYTEKDASQLVRQVLQAVNYLHENSIVHRDLKPENLLYFDSHENSKIMISDFGLSKMSDHGVMSTACGTPGYVAPEVLAQKPYSKAVDCWSIGVITYILLCGYPPFFEDNETRLFAKIMRADYTFHSPFWDDISESAKDFIRNMMQKHPNKRFTTEQALRHPWIIGKTARDQNIYESVSMQIQRNFAKSKWRQAFNATAAIKHMKKLQLAHADPDAPLPPIPAIAINPCNSQNPLRGVNNITTEDVDATGNLPIPVCHMTPPEAQYRGLRASHSEPMHAPVVMETYNAENCSSFTAAKSCDAMDRATNRNGQMMQTGVCSVM